The sequence below is a genomic window from Coffea arabica cultivar ET-39 chromosome 4c, Coffea Arabica ET-39 HiFi, whole genome shotgun sequence.
GTGAAACGAAGATCAAGGAGGCCATCCAAAGATATAGAGAAGCTTGACAATCAACCTTTTGATCCACTTGTTTTGCATGAAGTACAAGGTGGTTAACCTTCATGCTTTGCCTTGATATACTAATGGTTAATAGCCATATCCAGTAGGGTGGGATTTACTTCCTGAGGTTTTGAATTTTATCATATGATGCATGCACTACTCGGCATGAAAGTATTATTCTATTTGACCATTGTTAGATAGTTGCCTGtctcatgttttaatctaataTTGAATATTTACCTAGAAGAAAATACTGTTAGAAGAATGTTGGTTTTGTTCTTCGTTTGCAATGGCCTGTACAATTACTTGGTTTTTTGTGATAATTCTTCTGCAGAGATGAAGTCTATTCAACCTTCTTCCACAACTAGTACCATATCATTTGAAACTCCTACGTCAATAAATCTCAAACCTCCACCTGTTGATCGCAACAAATCATTCGATGAGGATGATACCTCAATGAAACCCATTATCCCTGCTAAAAAAGCTGTTACAACTCCAATAGAGGCAAAACAATATTCAGTGGCTGACCTACAGATGGCTACAGATAGTTTCAGTGTCGAAAACCTAATTGGTGAGGGATCCATTGGACGTGTCTATCGAGCTGAATTTGATGATGGCAAGGTATTCAAGTTTTATGGCTGATTATtgatttccttttcatttcagGGTTTAGGAACCTAGTTTTTAAGAGCCATTTTGAGAATAGTATGTAATATGAATTCACAATTATGCAGATTTTGGTTCAATTTTTTCCTGTTTCCCATGGACATTACAAATGTTTATCTATGAATTCATGAGATGTTTAAAATTTTCATGACACGTTCAATTTTGTCAATCCTATGATTTGATGCTCATGAAGAGTCCCTTGGTGATATAATGACTTCCTGTCTTTTCAAATCTTTGTTTAACCTGAAGGTTCTAGCTGTGAAAAAGATAAAATCGTCTGTACTTCCCCATGCTGAAGATTTCCTGGAAATAGTTGCTGAGATATCACGCCTCCACCATCCAAATGTGACTGAGTTGGTGGGATACTGTTCAGAGCATGGACAGCACCTGCTAGTTTATGAGTTCCATAAAAACGGTTCGCTGAATGAGCTCCTGCATCTATCTGATGAATATAGCAAACCGCTAACATGGAATAGCCGGGTGAAGATTGCACTGGGGACTGCGCGTGCACTAGAGTTAAGTCTGGTATTTAATTTGATTGATATTTCTTTTGAACAACCTGGTAGATGATATCATTTGGGGACATGGCAGTTTTTTACTTTGTTTcctgaatttctggatttttacTGCCTGCACTGGAGGCTGAATGCTTTCACACTTTATTTTCAATATGGTACTTCAGTCCTTGTTGTCTAGTCAAAAGAAAATGACTGTCTTATAAATTCAATCAAGAAAACTTTAGGGTCTCCAAGTTTTGCTGAAGAATTCTTGATTTCATGGcagtttttttctttgttttctgaaTTGCTGGACTATTCCTGTCTGCAGTAGAGGCTGAATGCTTTCACACTTTATTTTCAATACGGTACTTCAGTCCTTGTTGTcaagtcaaaagaaaattacTGTCTATTAATTTCAATCGAGAAAACTGTAGGGTCTCCAAGTTCTGCtgaaattcttgatttcttgaaTGTAACAGCATACTTCATCATTTGAGGTCCATGGCCTATTGTATCTTGGTAAAAGAGGAATAGTTGGTCACCATGTTTGATGGATTTTGATTaatgaatggaaaatggaagtCCAACTAAAGTTTCTTGCTAGGACgcaatttgcaatcaatttgaatattttttgtgGAGGAGTTTGCTTATGCAAATGTTTTTTGCAGGTATCTGCATGAAGTTTGTTCACCTTCAGTTATTCATAAGAATTTTAAATCGGCTAATATTTTACTTGACATGGAACTTAATCCTCACCTTTCTGACTGCGGATTGGCAAGCCTTGTCCATGACATCGATCAGGTAAGCTTAACCTTCACAAGCTCTTATGTTTACTTCGCAAGAATAGTGTGTTACTTGTCTTGCTGGTCCTACCGGCCATGCGCACCATATTTTTAATGAGGAACTCGAAAAGAAATATGTTAATCCACTGTGATACTGATTTCCATTTGTTTGGAGCTGTATAGGAGAAACTCAACGTGTGGATAGTGGCGGTCCTTTTCCTGTTTTTCTCAACCCAAGTAAATCAAGAGATAAGCATCACAACAGGGTCATCAGAAGTAGAGAGATATTAGGTTGACATACACAGCCAGCTAGAAACTATTAGCCTAAGAGGATAGCACTGGACTCCAAGCATTCTTCATTGTAATTGAGTTTAGATATATATATTTGCATTGTGGAAGCAGTCGGATTACTTGAGTtgtgtttgtttttcttttgtttcttatttggTCCTTTTGTAGGCATTAAACCAAAATGCAGGGTCTGGATATGGTGCACCTGAGGTTTCCATGTCTGGTCAatataccatcaaaagtgatgTTTACAGTTTCGGAGTGGTCATGTTGGAACTACTTACTGGACGTCAACCTTTCGATAGGTAAGGTTTCTGAAGCATCCGTGGTATTCTAATAGTTCTTTGTACGATGGTAAAGCTATTTAAGTAAATCACCATGACCACATTTGTTCTGAACAGCTCCAGGGCGAGATCCGAACAATCTTTAGTTCGATGGGCAACCCCTCAACTCCATGACATCGATGCATTGGCTAAGATGGTTGATCCAGCACTCAAAGGGCTATACCCAGTTAAATCTCTTTCCCGGTTTGCTGATGTTATTGCTCTGTGCGTCCAGGTAGCAAATCTTAAATTCATATGATGTCCCA
It includes:
- the LOC113739557 gene encoding protein STRUBBELIG-RECEPTOR FAMILY 6 isoform X1, translating into MRGVELAAAVALLGCILLLGPSFTNADTDPNDAGVLFDLYKSLNSPSQLTKWNPNVGDPCKENWKGITCSGSRVTEIKLSGLGLTGSMGFELDKLKSVTNFDISNNNLGNQLPFQLPQNVQQLNLAGNGFNGGLPYSVSQMTSLKYLNVSHNQFQGQLGDMFASLTSLSTLDFSFNAMSGDLPKSFSSCTSMTDMNLQNNQFTGTIDVLANLPLDNLNVENNHFSGWIPDQLKDINLQTGGNSWTSGPAPPPPPGTPPASRPNKNHKSGGNSKSDGGSSGSNSGISGGAVAGIVISILVVGAIVAFFIVKRRSRRPSKDIEKLDNQPFDPLVLHEVQEMKSIQPSSTTSTISFETPTSINLKPPPVDRNKSFDEDDTSMKPIIPAKKAVTTPIEAKQYSVADLQMATDSFSVENLIGEGSIGRVYRAEFDDGKVLAVKKIKSSVLPHAEDFLEIVAEISRLHHPNVTELVGYCSEHGQHLLVYEFHKNGSLNELLHLSDEYSKPLTWNSRVKIALGTARALEYLHEVCSPSVIHKNFKSANILLDMELNPHLSDCGLASLVHDIDQALNQNAGSGYGAPEVSMSGQYTIKSDVYSFGVVMLELLTGRQPFDSSRARSEQSLVRWATPQLHDIDALAKMVDPALKGLYPVKSLSRFADVIALCVQPEPEFRPPMSEVVQALVRLVQRANMSRRTLGNDQGSSVRSNNSDDQDQ